One stretch of Labrenzia sp. CE80 DNA includes these proteins:
- a CDS encoding 5-deoxy-glucuronate isomerase — protein sequence MHIAPFDNQNKPIVEPDNALVPLNYFNIIKLKKGEAFTYQVPGYETCIVPATGTIDVDVEGVSYPALGNRTIDVWDGEPEGVYTPVGAKVTIVCVSDETETFVAGAKYDKVLDPFDVRADGIDLVQYGSDDTKTHRKIKHILGQKQHDKVGRLLVSELYTVGQGGWSGFPSHKHDTDRLPDETRHDETYNFRFRPNYGSGVQMLQREDNKPGDAYHIVDGSTICLDKGYHPCAVLPGYEMYYFTILGGLSQRSLVQYFQPTHAAQLETIPGIKDMIAKFK from the coding sequence ATGCACATCGCTCCGTTCGACAATCAGAATAAACCCATCGTGGAACCGGACAATGCCTTGGTTCCCCTGAACTACTTCAACATCATCAAGTTGAAAAAAGGCGAGGCCTTCACCTATCAGGTTCCCGGCTACGAGACCTGCATCGTGCCCGCCACAGGCACGATCGACGTGGATGTCGAGGGTGTCAGCTATCCCGCGCTTGGCAATCGAACCATTGATGTCTGGGACGGCGAGCCGGAAGGCGTCTATACCCCCGTCGGCGCGAAGGTGACCATCGTCTGCGTCAGCGACGAAACAGAAACATTTGTCGCCGGAGCCAAATACGACAAGGTGCTCGATCCCTTTGATGTGCGCGCTGACGGCATCGATCTGGTGCAATACGGCTCGGACGACACCAAGACCCACCGCAAGATCAAGCATATTCTGGGTCAAAAGCAGCACGACAAGGTCGGGCGCCTTCTGGTCAGCGAGCTCTATACCGTCGGTCAGGGCGGCTGGTCCGGCTTCCCGTCGCACAAGCATGACACCGACCGTCTGCCGGACGAAACCCGCCACGACGAAACCTATAATTTCCGCTTCCGCCCCAACTACGGCTCCGGCGTCCAGATGCTTCAGCGTGAGGACAACAAGCCTGGCGACGCCTATCACATCGTCGATGGCTCAACGATCTGCCTCGACAAGGGCTATCACCCCTGCGCCGTGCTGCCCGGCTATGAAATGTATTATTTCACCATCCTCGGCGGCCTCAGCCAGCGCTCGCTTGTGCAGTATTTCCAGCCAACCCATGCGGCCCAGCTGGAAACCATCCCCGGCATCAAGGACATGATAGCGAAGTTCAAATGA
- the iolC gene encoding 5-dehydro-2-deoxygluconokinase: MALSGIAKRDFLIIGRVGMDLSPEPAGTRTREATSMMVAMGGSSANTAAGLVKLGCKAALVTVVSDDSIGWYCEGQLDHYGIDRSHVRRIKGEERTSLAVYETRVEEHQSVIYRNNAADFQMSIEDVEAVDYTAYGALITAGTVFAAEPSRSATFRAFELAKAAGIPIIFDVDYRPYSWPSPEIAEEVLSRAGDLSDVIVGNDEEFGFMAGDVSKGLDKARALASSTADIVVYKMGPEGAVTLQAEEEIRTGIYPAKAVKPTGAGDSFMAGFLASLAGGHALKEAVLRGSACASIVVARPGCAPAMPTPQELETFLASHPGPTTS, from the coding sequence ATGGCTCTTTCCGGCATTGCAAAGCGCGACTTCCTGATTATCGGCCGGGTCGGAATGGACCTGAGCCCGGAACCGGCCGGCACCCGCACGCGTGAGGCAACCAGCATGATGGTTGCCATGGGCGGAAGCAGCGCCAACACAGCTGCTGGCCTGGTCAAGCTCGGCTGCAAGGCCGCTCTTGTCACCGTCGTCTCCGACGATTCCATCGGCTGGTATTGCGAGGGTCAGCTCGACCACTACGGCATCGACCGCAGCCATGTAAGGCGCATCAAGGGCGAAGAACGCACCTCGCTCGCAGTCTACGAGACACGTGTCGAGGAACATCAAAGCGTCATCTATCGCAACAACGCCGCCGATTTTCAGATGTCGATCGAAGACGTCGAAGCGGTCGACTACACAGCCTATGGCGCCTTGATCACGGCCGGCACCGTCTTCGCGGCAGAGCCCTCCCGAAGCGCCACCTTCAGGGCCTTCGAACTAGCCAAGGCCGCCGGCATTCCGATCATTTTTGACGTCGATTACCGGCCTTACAGCTGGCCCTCGCCAGAGATTGCCGAAGAGGTTCTCTCCCGCGCCGGTGATCTGTCCGATGTCATCGTCGGCAATGACGAAGAGTTCGGCTTCATGGCCGGCGACGTTTCAAAAGGCCTCGACAAGGCCCGCGCGCTGGCCTCCTCAACCGCCGACATCGTCGTCTACAAGATGGGGCCGGAAGGCGCCGTCACGCTCCAGGCGGAAGAGGAAATCCGCACCGGCATATATCCGGCAAAGGCGGTCAAGCCCACGGGCGCGGGTGACAGTTTCATGGCCGGTTTCCTCGCATCCCTGGCCGGTGGACATGCGCTCAAGGAGGCGGTCCTGCGCGGTTCGGCCTGCGCGTCGATCGTCGTCGCACGTCCTGGCTGTGCGCCTGCCATGCCGACCCCGCAAGAGCTCGAGACATTTCTGGCGTCGCACCCAGGCCCAACGACTTCCTGA
- the iolD gene encoding 3D-(3,5/4)-trihydroxycyclohexane-1,2-dione acylhydrolase (decyclizing): MTTTADTIRLTTAQAIIRWLSNQFIVIDGQEMRVCGGGFGIFGHGNVTCLGEALYGVQDVLPLYRGQNEQGMGFAAAGYAKQWLRQRFMFCTASAGPGTANLLTAAGLAHANRLPMLMLCGDAFLTRLPDPVLQQMENFGDPTFGINDAFKPVSRYWDRITHPAQVIQSLPAALATLLDPADCGPAFIGLPQDVQGWTYDYPTVFFEKKVHRIRRISPDAEEIKDAAALLQRAERPMIIAGGGVQYSRAVADLTDFAEKHQIPVVETIAGRANMLANHPLNIGPIGVTGSDSANAIAESADVILAVGTRLQDFTTGSWTAFSKDARFISINAARHDAGKHRSLPVVGDAKLSLQTLGAALAYSTPKEWTAKAQEERKNWEAYVASNVAHGIRPNSYAQAIGVVNDLCDERDRVVAAAGGLPAEVTANWRTLDIGTVDVEFGFSCMGYEISGAWGARIAQCEREPDQDTIVFIGDGSYMMMNSDLYSSVLSRKKLIVLVLDNGGFAVINKLQNNTGNESFNNLLADCPTIPQPFSVDFEANAASQGAIAETVSNPAELGEAFKRAKASDRSHVIVMKVDPYEGWTTEGHAWWEVGTPHVTTSEKVRKAHVDWEASRDKQRKGV; encoded by the coding sequence ATGACGACAACAGCTGACACCATCCGCCTCACCACGGCTCAAGCCATAATCCGTTGGCTTTCCAACCAGTTCATCGTGATCGACGGTCAGGAAATGCGTGTCTGCGGCGGCGGCTTTGGCATCTTCGGCCATGGCAATGTGACCTGCCTTGGCGAGGCTCTCTACGGGGTGCAGGACGTACTGCCGCTTTACCGCGGCCAGAACGAGCAAGGTATGGGATTTGCTGCAGCAGGCTATGCCAAGCAATGGCTGCGTCAGCGCTTCATGTTCTGCACCGCGAGCGCAGGTCCCGGCACGGCAAACCTTCTGACAGCTGCCGGTCTTGCCCATGCCAACCGGCTACCCATGCTGATGCTGTGCGGCGATGCGTTCCTAACGCGCCTGCCCGATCCAGTGCTGCAGCAGATGGAAAACTTCGGCGACCCAACCTTCGGCATCAATGACGCCTTCAAACCTGTGTCGCGCTACTGGGACCGCATCACCCACCCGGCTCAAGTCATCCAGTCGCTGCCTGCTGCTCTCGCCACACTTCTCGATCCGGCTGACTGCGGCCCGGCCTTCATTGGCTTGCCGCAGGATGTCCAGGGCTGGACTTACGATTATCCAACTGTCTTCTTCGAGAAGAAGGTCCACCGCATTCGCCGGATCAGCCCCGACGCTGAAGAAATCAAGGATGCGGCCGCGCTGCTGCAAAGAGCCGAGCGGCCAATGATCATCGCAGGTGGCGGCGTGCAATACTCGAGAGCTGTTGCCGACCTCACCGACTTCGCAGAGAAACATCAAATCCCCGTGGTCGAGACCATCGCCGGCCGCGCCAACATGCTTGCGAACCATCCCCTCAACATCGGCCCCATCGGTGTAACCGGATCAGACAGCGCCAATGCCATCGCAGAAAGCGCAGATGTGATCCTAGCAGTCGGAACAAGACTGCAGGATTTCACGACCGGATCCTGGACCGCCTTTTCCAAAGACGCCCGCTTCATCTCCATCAACGCGGCCCGTCATGACGCAGGCAAGCACAGGTCGCTGCCGGTTGTCGGCGATGCCAAACTGTCGCTCCAAACCCTTGGCGCAGCGTTGGCGTATTCGACGCCCAAGGAGTGGACCGCAAAGGCACAGGAGGAGCGCAAGAATTGGGAGGCCTATGTCGCCAGCAATGTTGCGCACGGCATTCGCCCCAATTCCTATGCGCAAGCCATCGGCGTCGTGAACGATCTGTGTGACGAGCGTGACCGGGTTGTCGCCGCTGCCGGCGGTCTGCCGGCCGAGGTAACCGCCAACTGGCGCACGCTCGACATCGGCACAGTCGATGTCGAATTCGGCTTTTCCTGCATGGGCTACGAGATCTCAGGTGCCTGGGGTGCTCGCATTGCCCAATGCGAGCGCGAGCCGGATCAGGACACCATCGTCTTCATCGGCGACGGCTCCTACATGATGATGAATTCAGATCTCTATTCGTCCGTTCTCAGCCGGAAGAAACTGATCGTTCTGGTGCTGGACAATGGTGGTTTTGCCGTCATCAACAAGCTGCAGAACAACACCGGCAACGAGAGCTTCAACAATCTTCTGGCCGACTGCCCGACCATACCGCAGCCATTTTCAGTTGATTTCGAAGCCAATGCTGCCTCCCAGGGCGCGATAGCTGAAACCGTTTCGAACCCTGCAGAACTCGGGGAGGCATTCAAACGCGCCAAGGCCAGCGACCGAAGCCATGTCATCGTGATGAAGGTTGATCCCTACGAGGGCTGGACCACGGAAGGTCACGCATGGTGGGAAGTTGGAACGCCCCACGTCACCACGAGCGAGAAAGTCCGCAAGGCCCACGTCGACTGGGAAGCCAGCCGCGACAAGCAGCGAAAGGGCGTGTGA
- a CDS encoding Gfo/Idh/MocA family oxidoreductase, with amino-acid sequence MAQIGIGILGGGYMGKAHAVAMSAVGAIFNTSLRPRLEMVCASSPASAERYRVAYGFERATDDWRVLVQDPKVEAIVIASPQETHREVAEAAFALGKPVFCEKPLGASLADSAAMVAAAEASGCVNMVGFNYIRTPASQFARKLIADGEIGDVTWFRGEHAEDFYADPEAPATWRTTGEANGTMGDLAPHMINAALALLGPVDRVMAEVETVHASRPGGDVTNDDHAQMMCRFENGAMGHMYFSRVATGRKMGYAYEITGTKGAIRFDQEDQNALWFYRMDEPEATRGFRKILTGPAHPDYLPFCQGPGHGTGYQDQIIIEARDFLRAIETGEAVWPTFRDGHDVNRVIAAAMTSSGSKTWQDIKAF; translated from the coding sequence ATGGCTCAGATCGGAATCGGCATTCTTGGTGGTGGCTATATGGGCAAGGCCCATGCTGTCGCCATGTCCGCAGTTGGCGCGATCTTCAACACGTCTTTGCGCCCGCGTCTGGAGATGGTTTGTGCTTCATCGCCTGCGAGCGCCGAACGCTATCGCGTGGCCTATGGCTTTGAGCGGGCGACAGACGACTGGCGTGTTCTCGTCCAGGATCCGAAGGTGGAAGCGATCGTTATCGCGTCGCCCCAGGAGACACATCGGGAGGTCGCCGAAGCTGCGTTTGCGCTCGGGAAGCCTGTTTTTTGTGAAAAGCCCTTGGGGGCATCACTTGCAGACAGCGCGGCGATGGTTGCGGCGGCAGAAGCCTCTGGCTGTGTGAACATGGTCGGCTTCAATTACATCCGGACCCCGGCGAGCCAGTTTGCCCGCAAGCTGATCGCCGATGGCGAAATAGGCGATGTTACCTGGTTTCGGGGTGAGCACGCCGAAGACTTTTATGCCGACCCTGAGGCCCCGGCGACCTGGCGTACGACCGGTGAAGCTAATGGCACCATGGGCGATCTCGCCCCGCATATGATCAATGCGGCGCTGGCCTTGCTTGGCCCTGTCGATCGGGTGATGGCGGAGGTGGAGACGGTTCACGCCAGTCGTCCCGGCGGTGACGTGACCAACGACGATCATGCCCAGATGATGTGCCGTTTCGAAAACGGTGCCATGGGGCACATGTATTTCAGCCGCGTCGCGACCGGCCGGAAAATGGGCTACGCATATGAAATTACAGGCACAAAAGGCGCCATTCGGTTCGATCAGGAAGACCAGAATGCGCTCTGGTTCTACCGTATGGACGAGCCTGAGGCGACGCGGGGTTTCCGCAAGATCCTGACGGGCCCTGCACACCCGGACTACCTGCCGTTCTGTCAGGGACCGGGACACGGAACGGGCTACCAGGATCAGATCATCATTGAAGCGCGCGATTTTCTGCGGGCAATCGAAACCGGAGAGGCCGTCTGGCCGACTTTCCGTGATGGCCACGACGTCAACCGCGTGATCGCGGCGGCCATGACATCATCAGGCAGCAAGACCTGGCAAGACATCAAAGCTTTTTGA
- a CDS encoding TIM barrel protein — MSIRIGNAPCSWGVEFAQDPRNPSWQSVLKDCADAGYKGIELGPVGFMPEDPAVLADALAEHDLELIGGVVFRAFHDPAAWEDVQDGAVRTCKALKAHGAKHLVLIDSISPRRAPTAGRAGEAEQMDPAEWTAYRDRIATIAKMGAEDYGLTVGIHAHAAGFMDFEPELERLLDEVDEKILKICFDTGHHSYAGFDPVAFMKRHIDRISYMHFKDIAPDVKADVIAKRTGFYDACGQGIFCNLGDGDVDFPAVRQLLVDSGFEGWCTVEQDCDPTLDPDPVGDARKNREYLESIGFN; from the coding sequence ATGTCAATCAGAATTGGCAACGCGCCCTGCTCGTGGGGCGTCGAATTCGCGCAGGATCCGCGCAATCCCTCCTGGCAGTCGGTTTTGAAGGACTGTGCGGATGCGGGGTACAAGGGGATCGAGCTGGGGCCGGTGGGTTTCATGCCCGAAGATCCGGCCGTTCTGGCGGACGCATTGGCCGAACACGATCTTGAGCTGATCGGCGGTGTGGTCTTCCGTGCATTCCATGATCCCGCCGCCTGGGAGGATGTGCAAGACGGCGCGGTGCGGACTTGCAAGGCGCTCAAGGCGCACGGTGCAAAACACCTCGTGCTGATTGATTCCATCTCTCCCCGGAGGGCGCCGACAGCCGGACGCGCCGGTGAGGCGGAACAAATGGACCCTGCCGAATGGACAGCCTATCGCGACCGGATTGCGACAATCGCAAAGATGGGCGCCGAGGATTATGGGCTAACCGTTGGCATTCACGCGCATGCGGCCGGTTTCATGGACTTCGAGCCCGAGCTTGAGCGGCTGCTCGATGAGGTAGATGAGAAGATCCTGAAAATCTGTTTTGATACAGGACATCATTCCTATGCCGGATTTGATCCCGTGGCCTTCATGAAGCGCCATATAGATCGTATTTCCTATATGCATTTCAAGGACATCGCGCCAGATGTGAAAGCAGATGTGATCGCCAAGCGGACCGGATTCTACGATGCCTGTGGCCAGGGGATATTTTGTAATCTCGGTGACGGCGACGTGGATTTCCCAGCGGTGCGGCAGTTGTTGGTGGACTCCGGTTTTGAAGGCTGGTGCACCGTCGAGCAGGACTGTGATCCGACGCTTGATCCCGATCCGGTAGGTGATGCGCGCAAGAACCGCGAATACCTTGAATCAATTGGCTTTAACTGA
- a CDS encoding Gfo/Idh/MocA family oxidoreductase: MAKLRWGMIGGGEGSQIGPAHRLGAQADGLFELTAGALDHRADVGREYAQRLGVAADRAYGDWQEMLAGEKDREDRVDLVTVATPNSTHFEITKAFLEAGFNVLCEKPMTMNVEEGEEIVRVAEASGKICAVNYCYSAYPMIRQARAMVRAGEIGKVRLVVTNFSHGHHGDAGDADNPRVRWRYDPAMAGVSGQFADCGIHALHMASFICNDQVETLSADFASTISSRELEDDAMVNFRLSGGAVGRLWTSSVAIGRQHGFDIQIFGETGGLRWASEQPNQLIYTPVGGRTQIIEKGEGGLHEEAQRLSRVAIAHPEGFPLAVANIYCDLADAIRGEMRDGLPNAADGLRSMAAVHMAVASAKDNGAWVDARPPMFRT, from the coding sequence ATGGCTAAATTGAGATGGGGTATGATCGGTGGCGGCGAAGGCAGCCAGATCGGACCCGCCCACAGGTTGGGTGCGCAGGCTGATGGTCTGTTCGAATTGACCGCAGGTGCGCTGGATCACCGGGCTGATGTTGGCCGTGAATATGCGCAGCGCCTGGGCGTTGCTGCGGATCGGGCCTATGGCGATTGGCAGGAAATGCTGGCCGGTGAGAAAGATCGCGAGGACCGGGTGGATCTGGTCACGGTTGCAACGCCGAACTCGACGCATTTCGAGATCACCAAGGCGTTCCTGGAGGCCGGCTTCAACGTCTTGTGCGAAAAGCCGATGACCATGAATGTCGAGGAGGGCGAGGAGATCGTCCGGGTTGCGGAGGCGAGCGGGAAGATCTGTGCGGTGAACTACTGCTACTCGGCCTATCCGATGATCCGACAGGCGCGGGCCATGGTGCGCGCTGGAGAAATCGGCAAGGTACGGCTGGTGGTGACGAACTTTAGTCATGGGCACCACGGTGATGCAGGCGATGCAGACAACCCGCGGGTTCGCTGGCGCTACGACCCTGCAATGGCCGGTGTTTCAGGGCAGTTCGCCGATTGCGGCATTCATGCTCTGCACATGGCGAGCTTCATCTGCAACGACCAGGTTGAAACCCTTTCGGCGGACTTCGCCTCGACCATTTCCAGCCGGGAGCTGGAAGACGACGCCATGGTCAATTTCCGCTTGTCCGGCGGAGCCGTTGGCCGCCTCTGGACGTCATCGGTCGCCATCGGTCGTCAGCATGGCTTCGATATTCAGATTTTCGGTGAAACTGGTGGTTTGCGTTGGGCCTCCGAACAGCCGAACCAGCTGATCTACACACCTGTGGGCGGTCGCACCCAGATTATCGAAAAGGGCGAGGGTGGTTTGCACGAAGAAGCGCAGCGTCTGTCTCGGGTCGCGATTGCTCATCCGGAAGGTTTCCCGCTGGCGGTCGCCAACATCTATTGCGATTTGGCCGATGCCATTCGCGGAGAAATGAGGGACGGGCTGCCTAACGCGGCGGATGGTTTGCGTTCGATGGCAGCAGTGCACATGGCTGTTGCCTCGGCAAAGGATAATGGGGCTTGGGTTGACGCCCGCCCACCGATGTTCCGTACGTGA
- a CDS encoding LacI family DNA-binding transcriptional regulator, whose protein sequence is MAMVVTLKEVAERAGVSRSAVSRAFTDGASVSDKMRRKVEKAARELGYSPNALASSLTTGRTKLIGLVSNNFHNPIFLEVFDLFTRGLQDRGLRPLLVNLTDETDPENSVRMLRQYSVDGVVVASSTLPPGFAKAFRDAQVPVVHSFGRYSSAPQVHVVGIDNMECGRMAVRELAARGHKKIAFLGGPETATSTQDRLSGFMQEVAQHPKIKVAYSYANAYSFEAGRHEMLRLLEQPNHAEAYFCGDDVLSIGALSAIEERGLSVPDDIGILGLNDMEMAGWENINLTTIHQPIRQIITSSIELMVAMLDEPDRYPEARIFPCSVVERGTLKPVTK, encoded by the coding sequence ATGGCTATGGTAGTGACGTTGAAAGAGGTTGCAGAACGGGCAGGCGTTTCGCGCTCAGCCGTGTCCCGAGCCTTTACCGACGGCGCCTCCGTCTCCGACAAGATGCGCCGAAAGGTGGAGAAGGCAGCCCGCGAACTTGGCTACAGCCCGAACGCCCTCGCTTCGTCCCTGACCACAGGGCGCACCAAGCTGATCGGCCTGGTCTCGAACAACTTTCACAACCCGATCTTCCTGGAAGTCTTCGATCTCTTCACACGCGGCCTGCAGGATCGCGGCCTGCGCCCGCTGCTGGTCAACCTGACCGACGAAACCGATCCGGAGAACTCGGTGCGGATGCTGCGCCAATACTCTGTCGATGGTGTCGTGGTCGCATCCTCCACGCTGCCGCCCGGCTTTGCCAAGGCCTTTCGCGACGCGCAGGTTCCGGTGGTACATTCCTTTGGCCGGTACTCCAGCGCACCCCAGGTTCACGTGGTCGGGATCGACAACATGGAATGCGGCCGTATGGCCGTGCGGGAACTGGCGGCCCGGGGACACAAAAAGATCGCCTTTCTGGGTGGACCGGAAACAGCAACCTCGACGCAGGATCGCCTGTCCGGCTTCATGCAAGAGGTCGCTCAACATCCCAAGATCAAGGTGGCCTACTCCTATGCAAATGCCTATTCGTTTGAGGCAGGCCGCCATGAGATGCTCCGTCTTCTGGAACAACCGAACCACGCAGAAGCCTATTTCTGCGGCGATGACGTTCTATCCATCGGCGCGCTTTCGGCGATCGAGGAGCGCGGCTTGAGTGTGCCGGACGACATCGGCATCCTCGGACTGAATGACATGGAAATGGCCGGCTGGGAAAACATCAACCTGACCACAATTCACCAGCCGATCCGCCAAATCATCACATCTTCCATCGAGCTGATGGTCGCCATGCTCGACGAACCGGATCGCTATCCCGAAGCTCGGATTTTCCCCTGTTCGGTCGTAGAACGAGGCACGCTGAAACCAGTCACCAAATAA
- a CDS encoding sugar ABC transporter substrate-binding protein, whose amino-acid sequence MTSLMKKMALALTVAAAPLMAISGASAEGEKYILVSHAPDSDSWWNTIKNGIALAGEQMDVEVEYRNPPTGDLADMARIIEQAAASGPTGIITTLSDYDVLSGPIKAAVDAGVDVIIMNSGTPEQAREVGALMYVGQPEYDAGHAAGLRAKGDGVESFLCVNHYISSPSSTARCQGFADGLGVELGNQMIDSGQDPSEIKNKVQAYLSANPDTDAILTLGPTSADPTLLALDETGLAGDIYFGTFDLGEEIVKGIKAGVINWGIDQQPFLQAYLPVVVMTNYHRYGVLPGNNINSGPGFVTADGLELVEKFAGEYR is encoded by the coding sequence ATGACTTCACTAATGAAGAAGATGGCGTTGGCGCTGACTGTTGCCGCTGCGCCGCTGATGGCCATTTCAGGGGCGTCAGCCGAGGGCGAGAAATATATTCTGGTCAGCCATGCACCCGACAGCGACAGCTGGTGGAACACGATCAAGAACGGCATCGCGCTTGCCGGCGAGCAGATGGATGTTGAGGTCGAATACCGCAATCCGCCAACCGGTGACCTTGCCGACATGGCTCGCATCATCGAACAGGCTGCTGCGAGCGGCCCTACCGGGATCATCACCACGCTCAGCGACTATGACGTTCTGTCCGGTCCGATCAAGGCTGCGGTGGACGCTGGTGTCGACGTGATTATCATGAACTCTGGTACGCCGGAGCAGGCCCGTGAAGTCGGCGCCCTGATGTATGTTGGCCAGCCGGAATATGATGCAGGTCATGCCGCCGGCCTTCGCGCCAAGGGAGACGGCGTTGAAAGCTTCCTGTGTGTGAACCACTACATCAGCTCGCCGTCGTCCACGGCACGCTGTCAGGGCTTTGCCGACGGTCTGGGTGTCGAACTGGGCAACCAGATGATCGATTCCGGTCAAGATCCCTCGGAAATCAAGAACAAGGTCCAGGCTTACCTTTCGGCCAATCCGGATACCGATGCCATCCTGACACTCGGCCCGACCAGTGCGGATCCGACCCTTTTGGCGCTCGATGAAACCGGCCTGGCTGGTGATATCTACTTCGGTACGTTTGATCTGGGCGAGGAAATCGTCAAGGGCATCAAGGCCGGCGTCATCAACTGGGGCATTGACCAGCAGCCGTTCCTGCAGGCGTATCTGCCGGTTGTCGTCATGACGAACTACCATCGCTACGGCGTTCTGCCGGGCAACAACATCAACTCCGGCCCGGGTTTCGTGACTGCGGACGGACTTGAGTTGGTCGAAAAGTTCGCGGGCGAATACCGCTAA
- a CDS encoding ABC transporter permease, whose product MSEVQAPTTVEDERVIQRSRLRESLIRPELGGIVGTVIVFTLFALFAFDSGMFNSQGIMNWSQVSAQFMIIAVGACMLMIAGEFDLSVGSMIGFSGMMIAIFSVTLGWPVWLAIIVTFVLAVSIGALNGIIVVRTGLPSFIVTLAFLFILRGFTIFFPQTIERKTIIGGIKDAAEGDWLAPVFGGKILTGLFQWMGEAGIIAVFERGTRQGMPVVDGVPMLIVWALVLVVFGHVVLTKTRFGNWIFAAGGDAQAARYAGVPVNRVKILMFMFTAFCATVFATCQVMEFGSAGADRGLLKEFEAIIAVVIGGALLTGGYGSVIGAALGALIFGVVQQGLFFAGVESSLFRVFLGVILLFAVILNTYVRRMITGER is encoded by the coding sequence ATGTCTGAAGTTCAAGCCCCCACAACCGTCGAGGATGAGCGGGTTATCCAACGCTCACGCCTTCGCGAAAGTCTGATCCGCCCGGAGCTGGGCGGGATCGTGGGCACCGTCATCGTCTTTACCCTGTTTGCGCTGTTTGCTTTCGACAGTGGCATGTTCAACAGCCAGGGAATTATGAACTGGAGCCAGGTCTCGGCGCAGTTCATGATCATCGCCGTCGGGGCCTGCATGCTGATGATCGCCGGTGAGTTCGACCTCTCGGTCGGCTCCATGATCGGCTTCTCCGGCATGATGATCGCAATTTTCAGTGTCACCCTCGGCTGGCCGGTCTGGCTGGCCATCATCGTCACCTTTGTACTGGCGGTGTCTATCGGAGCGTTGAACGGGATCATCGTGGTGCGTACTGGACTGCCCAGCTTCATCGTGACCCTGGCGTTCCTGTTCATCTTGCGCGGCTTCACCATCTTCTTTCCGCAGACCATCGAGCGGAAAACCATCATTGGCGGCATCAAGGATGCGGCAGAGGGGGATTGGCTGGCGCCTGTGTTCGGCGGCAAGATCCTGACGGGCCTGTTCCAGTGGATGGGCGAGGCGGGTATCATCGCCGTGTTCGAACGTGGAACCCGTCAGGGAATGCCGGTGGTGGACGGCGTGCCGATGCTGATCGTCTGGGCGTTGGTTCTGGTCGTCTTTGGCCATGTGGTTCTGACCAAGACGCGGTTCGGCAACTGGATTTTCGCGGCGGGCGGAGACGCTCAGGCCGCACGCTATGCAGGCGTTCCGGTGAACCGGGTCAAGATCCTGATGTTCATGTTCACCGCATTCTGCGCCACTGTTTTCGCGACCTGCCAGGTCATGGAATTCGGATCAGCGGGTGCTGATCGCGGTCTGCTGAAGGAGTTCGAGGCCATTATCGCAGTGGTCATCGGCGGAGCGCTTCTGACGGGCGGTTACGGCTCGGTGATCGGTGCTGCGCTCGGGGCGTTGATCTTCGGTGTGGTCCAGCAGGGCCTGTTCTTTGCAGGCGTCGAGAGTTCTCTCTTCCGCGTGTTCCTGGGTGTGATTCTGCTCTTCGCAGTAATCCTCAACACCTATGTTCGCCGCATGATTACCGGGGAGAGATAA
- a CDS encoding ATP-binding cassette domain-containing protein: MTTEHAPIVQMKNIEKHFGSVIALAGVSVEVFPGECHCLLGDNGAGKSTFIKTMSGVHKPTNGEIHFEGKPMSFDRPREAMTAGIATVYQDLAMIPLMSVSRNFFMGNEPLRKFGPLRFFDHDHANEVTMAEMRKMGINLRGPDQAVGTLSGGERQTVAIARAVYFGAKVLILDEPTSALGVRQTANVLATIDKVRKQGIAVVFITHNVRHAMAVGDRFTVLNRGKTLGTAQRGQITPEELQDLMAGGQEMVALEGSLGGTV; the protein is encoded by the coding sequence ATGACGACGGAACATGCGCCCATCGTTCAGATGAAGAATATCGAGAAACATTTCGGCTCGGTCATTGCGCTCGCCGGTGTCTCGGTTGAAGTCTTCCCCGGTGAATGTCATTGCCTGCTTGGCGACAATGGTGCGGGGAAATCGACCTTCATCAAGACCATGTCAGGTGTGCACAAACCGACCAATGGCGAAATCCATTTCGAAGGCAAACCCATGAGCTTCGACCGTCCGCGTGAGGCGATGACGGCCGGAATTGCGACAGTCTATCAGGATCTTGCGATGATCCCGCTGATGTCGGTCAGCCGCAATTTCTTCATGGGCAATGAGCCGTTGCGCAAGTTCGGGCCGCTGAGGTTCTTCGACCATGATCATGCCAATGAAGTCACCATGGCTGAGATGCGCAAGATGGGTATCAACCTGCGCGGTCCCGATCAGGCGGTCGGAACGCTCTCCGGCGGTGAACGCCAGACAGTGGCGATTGCCCGTGCGGTCTATTTCGGCGCCAAGGTGCTGATCCTGGACGAGCCAACCTCTGCACTTGGTGTGCGCCAGACAGCCAATGTTCTGGCCACCATCGACAAGGTGCGCAAGCAGGGGATCGCGGTCGTGTTCATCACCCACAACGTTCGCCATGCCATGGCGGTGGGGGACAGGTTCACGGTGCTGAACCGGGGCAAGACCCTCGGCACAGCGCAGCGCGGCCAGATCACGCCGGAAGAACTGCAGGATCTGATGGCCGGGGGGCAGGAAATGGTTGCCCTGGAAGGCAGTCTCGGCGGAACCGTCTAG